In one Thermosipho ferrireducens genomic region, the following are encoded:
- a CDS encoding extracellular solute-binding protein produces the protein MRRILIIIMFVLFSLYVFSDILIFYASSLTPPLKEIAKKYEEKYGEKVLLEPSASIVVARKITELGRRADIALFADKNLFFKMVYPELTDWQIVFASNSIVLAYTKNSRYSEKINSSNFFEILLGDKDVRFGYPDPRIAPLGYRTHFLFQLAERYYNVPGLYEKFKEAKNIYLSRKSIDSLSLLEVGELDYVFEYRSVAKVHNLKYVEFPEEINLSSPEFEDSYEKTVISINNKVIMGSTIAYTVWIPKSSKNKEGAIRFLGFFLSEGLKILEKDGFILIKPYIEGNEEKVPEKIKAMIENAGS, from the coding sequence ATGAGACGAATATTAATAATAATTATGTTTGTGTTATTTTCATTGTATGTTTTTTCAGACATTCTCATATTTTATGCATCTTCTCTTACACCACCTTTGAAAGAAATAGCAAAAAAATACGAAGAAAAATATGGAGAAAAAGTTTTGCTGGAACCATCTGCGAGTATAGTAGTTGCTCGTAAAATAACGGAGCTTGGTAGAAGAGCAGATATAGCTCTATTTGCAGACAAAAATTTGTTTTTTAAAATGGTTTATCCAGAATTAACTGACTGGCAAATAGTTTTTGCTTCAAATTCTATAGTTCTGGCTTATACAAAAAATTCCAGGTATAGTGAAAAAATAAATTCTTCGAATTTTTTTGAGATTTTGCTTGGTGATAAAGATGTCCGATTCGGGTATCCTGATCCCAGAATTGCTCCTCTTGGTTACAGAACACATTTTCTTTTTCAATTGGCTGAGAGATATTATAATGTTCCCGGACTGTATGAGAAATTTAAAGAGGCAAAGAATATATATCTCTCGAGAAAATCCATAGATTCGTTATCACTTCTTGAAGTTGGAGAGCTTGATTATGTTTTTGAGTACCGGTCAGTTGCAAAAGTACATAATTTAAAATATGTGGAGTTTCCTGAAGAGATAAATTTAAGCTCACCAGAATTTGAAGATAGTTATGAAAAAACTGTTATAAGCATTAATAATAAAGTTATAATGGGTTCTACTATAGCGTACACTGTCTGGATACCTAAAAGTTCAAAAAACAAGGAAGGGGCAATAAGATTTCTTGGATTTTTTTTGAGCGAGGGACTTAAAATACTTGAAAAAGATGGCTTTATCCTTATTAAACCTTATATTGAAGGTAATGAAGAGAAAGTTCCAGAAAAAATAAAGGCGATGATAGAAAATGCTGGAAGTTAA
- a CDS encoding molybdopterin molybdotransferase MoeA, protein MGKFMNFARREEIYEKYINLFKPEKNFEIPVDSAMGYVSFEKIFVRENLPGFDKSTVDGYALIAEDTSGASREFPKTFKITGKVEMGKGYENVVRSKEAVWVPTGGVIPSGANAVVMVEDTMVEGEFLKVFKQLHPWENVIKKDSGMRKGEVLVNRGERITFGKIDALLANGITKIMVYKKPSVGIISTGSEVVEPDAQKSFFEVRDGNTYTLKAYLKHLGYEVERVAHVKDEYEKFLRIVKEALEKYDVVVTSGGSSVGKKDFTREVFSEVGEVYFHGAWIKPGKPTVFAKVGEKALIGLPGKPVSFMVSAYLFLLPLLKRLEGDTMWKPKVCAYVVSEDSLKAAHGRETFIPVKIFDNFENKILYAKPFPDESGLVKPLLNADGIIRIPLEKEKVEKGEVCEFYMF, encoded by the coding sequence GTGGGAAAGTTTATGAATTTTGCCAGGCGTGAGGAAATTTATGAAAAGTATATAAACTTGTTTAAACCAGAAAAAAATTTCGAAATTCCAGTTGATTCTGCTATGGGATACGTAAGTTTTGAAAAAATTTTTGTGAGAGAAAATTTACCCGGTTTTGATAAATCCACAGTGGATGGATATGCGCTTATAGCTGAAGATACTTCCGGAGCATCTCGGGAATTTCCTAAAACGTTTAAGATAACTGGTAAAGTAGAAATGGGAAAGGGCTATGAAAATGTTGTAAGAAGCAAAGAAGCTGTGTGGGTACCTACGGGAGGTGTTATTCCTTCAGGAGCAAATGCTGTAGTAATGGTTGAGGATACAATGGTTGAAGGGGAATTCCTGAAAGTTTTTAAACAATTACATCCGTGGGAAAATGTTATAAAAAAGGATTCAGGAATGAGAAAGGGAGAGGTTTTGGTAAATCGTGGAGAGAGAATAACTTTTGGAAAAATAGATGCGTTACTTGCAAATGGGATAACAAAAATAATGGTTTATAAAAAACCATCGGTTGGGATAATTTCTACGGGCAGTGAGGTTGTTGAGCCTGATGCTCAAAAAAGTTTTTTTGAAGTCAGAGATGGCAACACTTATACACTAAAGGCTTATCTTAAACATCTTGGATACGAAGTAGAAAGAGTGGCACATGTTAAAGATGAATATGAAAAGTTCCTGAGAATAGTAAAGGAAGCGCTGGAAAAATACGATGTAGTTGTTACTTCAGGGGGGAGCTCTGTTGGCAAAAAAGATTTTACCAGGGAAGTTTTCTCAGAAGTTGGAGAAGTATATTTTCATGGAGCGTGGATAAAACCAGGTAAACCGACTGTTTTTGCAAAAGTTGGTGAAAAAGCGCTTATAGGACTTCCAGGTAAACCTGTATCTTTTATGGTCAGTGCCTATCTTTTTTTGCTGCCGCTTTTAAAAAGATTAGAAGGAGATACAATGTGGAAGCCAAAGGTATGTGCATACGTTGTTTCTGAGGATAGTTTAAAAGCTGCCCATGGACGTGAGACATTTATCCCAGTAAAAATATTCGACAATTTTGAGAATAAAATACTATACGCAAAACCTTTTCCTGATGAATCTGGATTGGTAAAACCATTGTTAAATGCCGATGGGATTATAAGGATTCCTTTGGAAAAAGAAAAAGTTGAGAAGGGTGAAGTTTGTGAGTTTTATATGTTTTAA
- a CDS encoding sensor domain-containing diguanylate cyclase, with protein MLTIILTSLLTSFVFIFILMTVFHGRSLIYIARFEEKSKIFLPPNSKNVLRNGISIRLLRMVFKLLNENYPEEEILKKIFEKISSVYKASGWSFLLTPENKEWSFYVWCKKYDKFELEKLARELNEKKPDNLKKILDTKKIYALQNVHKFSRWVDSEKLSAKISTWIGIPIVFKNSVMGILNIDWSHRKRLNSFHLSLAEVLATELSNIVTHVLHIKQLILDANLDILTETLNRRALENFKNIAGQSAVLFIDLNDFKKINDKYGHELGDKTLKIIAERLKRVIKKEDLIFRYGGDEFVVILKDIDDEEIIKSIVTRIKKIIEIPITIDMSSFRVSAAIGYVLNSKTTSIKELIDLADKKMYMDKRQR; from the coding sequence ATGCTTACTATTATACTTACAAGTTTATTAACAAGTTTTGTTTTCATCTTTATTTTGATGACCGTATTTCACGGAAGATCCCTGATATACATTGCGCGTTTTGAAGAAAAATCAAAAATATTTCTTCCTCCTAACTCAAAAAATGTGCTTAGAAATGGGATAAGCATAAGACTTTTGAGAATGGTTTTCAAATTACTCAACGAAAATTACCCGGAGGAAGAAATATTAAAAAAGATCTTTGAAAAAATATCTTCCGTTTATAAAGCAAGCGGCTGGTCGTTTTTGCTAACCCCGGAAAATAAGGAATGGAGCTTTTATGTATGGTGTAAAAAATACGACAAATTTGAGTTAGAAAAACTTGCCAGGGAATTAAATGAAAAGAAACCAGATAACCTAAAAAAAATATTGGATACCAAAAAAATATACGCGCTCCAGAATGTTCACAAATTTTCCAGATGGGTTGATTCTGAAAAGCTTTCAGCTAAAATATCAACCTGGATTGGAATTCCAATAGTATTCAAAAACTCTGTAATGGGTATTTTAAACATCGACTGGTCTCACAGGAAAAGATTGAACAGTTTCCATTTGTCTTTAGCGGAAGTTCTTGCGACAGAACTTTCAAATATAGTAACCCACGTGCTTCATATAAAACAATTGATTCTGGATGCAAATCTTGACATATTAACTGAAACATTAAACAGAAGGGCTCTTGAAAATTTTAAAAACATAGCTGGCCAATCAGCTGTTTTATTTATTGATTTAAATGATTTTAAAAAGATAAACGATAAATATGGTCATGAATTAGGTGATAAAACGTTAAAAATAATTGCTGAAAGACTTAAAAGGGTTATTAAAAAGGAAGATTTAATCTTTAGATACGGCGGAGATGAATTTGTTGTTATACTAAAAGATATAGATGATGAAGAAATAATAAAAAGCATTGTCACAAGGATAAAAAAAATCATAGAAATTCCTATAACAATAGATATGAGCTCATTTAGAGTTTCCGCTGCCATTGGATATGTCTTAAATAGCAAGACTACTTCTATAAAAGAATTAATTGATTTAGCTGATAAAAAAATGTATATGGATAAAAGACAACGTTAA